A single window of Coffea eugenioides isolate CCC68of chromosome 7, Ceug_1.0, whole genome shotgun sequence DNA harbors:
- the LOC113777395 gene encoding elongator complex protein 4, translating into MAANKPRTSSFSRNVAVAPTSQVPGLKHGPNGTVFLSSGIADLDKILGGGFCLGSLVIIMEDPEAPHHMLLLRNFMSQGLVHKQPLFYASPAKEPRGFLGTLPNPVSSKDDKSRERDTEQEKNLRIAWQYKKYFEDQNLDSQKDGKVEYCNDFDLRRPLDRHALSGQCIDCVSLQDSPNLATLYDRCSTFLAQIPRFDGNITSAGRISIQSFSAPQCHFSEKEWDMLSFIRSLKSLVRSSNAVAVMTFPPTLVSPTVLKRWQHLADTLLSVRAVPDEDKDLAKLLTGYQDMLGLLNVHKVACINTQVPVILEATTYSMKLHKRRSLVLECLNQAPVDGSSGTSYGTSGSCSVSSKTGALDF; encoded by the exons ATGGCTGCAAATAAGCCTCGAACGAGTAGTTTCTCTCGCAATGTTGCTGTTGCGCCAACGTCTCAGGTTCCTGGACTTAAGCATGGACCCAATGGAACAGTCTTTCTTTCGTCTGGCATTGCGGACCTTGACA AGATTTTAGGAGGTGGGTTTTGCTTGGGAAGTCTAGTGATAATAATGGAAGATCCAGAGGCACCTCACCATATGCTTTTGTTGAGGAATTTTATGTCTCAAGGACTGGTTCACAAGCAACCTCTTTTTTATGCTAGTCCTGCTAAGGAGCCAAGAGGGTTCCTTGGTACTCTGCCCAATCCAGTGTCTTCGAAAGATGATAAATCTCGTGAGCGTGACACAGAACAG GAAAAGAACTTGAGAATTGCCTGGCAATATAAGAAGTATTTTGAGGATCAAAATTTGGATAGCCAGAAAG ATGGAAAAGTAGAATACTGCAATGACTTTGACTTGCGGAGACCTTTAGACAGGCATGCACTTAGTGGTCAGTGCATTGATTGTGTGAGCCTTCAAGATTCTCCCAACCTTGCTACTCTTTATGATCGTTGTTCCACATTTTTAGCTCAGATTCCACG ATTTGATGGCAATATCACATCGGCTGGACGAATTTCCATTCAATCGTTTTCTGCCCCACAGTGTCACTTTTCTGAAAAG GAATGGGACATGCTTAGTTTCATCAGATCTTTGAAAAGTTTGGTAAGGTCTTCAAATGCTGTTGCAGTTATGACATTTCCACCTACCCTTGTTTCACCAACTGTTCTGAAGAGATGGCAGCATTTGGCTGACACATTGCTTTCAGTAAGAGCAGTTCCAG ATGAGGACAAGGATCTAGCAAAGCTTCTAACTGGTTACCAGGACATGCTTGGCCTTCTCAATGTACACAAAGTGGCATGTATTAACACGCAG GTTCCAGTGATTCTGGAGGCAACCACATATTCAATGAAACTACACAAGCGGAGATCCTTAGTTTTAGAATGTCTGAATCAAGCTCCAGTAGATGGCTCAAGTGGCACTTCTTATGGTACTTCTGGTAGTTGTTCTGTGTCGTCTAAGACAGGTGCTCTCGACTTTTAG